Proteins from a single region of Undibacterium sp. KW1:
- a CDS encoding response regulator transcription factor produces MEKKNAKILLIDDNDVTREVLRVILRSEGYHVVGEATDGGSGLELALKLKPDLILLDIVMPKISGTEILPRIRELLPETRVLMVTANKDQDTITEVVKTGIHGYILKPFNAQKIIDTVEAVVAKINR; encoded by the coding sequence ATGGAAAAGAAAAACGCAAAGATTTTGTTAATTGATGACAATGACGTAACCCGCGAGGTGCTCAGGGTCATCCTGAGGAGCGAGGGGTATCATGTTGTTGGAGAAGCAACTGACGGCGGCAGTGGTTTGGAACTTGCTTTGAAGTTGAAGCCAGATTTGATCTTGCTGGATATCGTCATGCCCAAGATCAGTGGCACTGAAATTTTGCCACGTATCAGGGAACTGCTGCCAGAGACAAGGGTGCTCATGGTGACAGCCAATAAGGATCAGGATACGATTACCGAGGTGGTTAAAACTGGCATACACGGCTATATCCTCAAGCCATTCAATGCACAGAAGATCATAGACACAGTGGAAGCAGTGGTAGCAAAGATCAATAGGTAG